One Gordonia sp. SID5947 genomic region harbors:
- a CDS encoding DUF5313 family protein yields the protein MQYVRYAYGAKLPPSMNEWVTRDLAGPGATIRMVVRWAIPCLLLITPMLFVPADLVVRLNMTIPIIIPYIFFSIALNRVYRRHRLSQHGLDPDLVNKLERDRNADLYDEYRRKYRGR from the coding sequence ATGCAATATGTGCGATACGCCTACGGGGCGAAGCTCCCGCCGTCGATGAACGAATGGGTGACGCGTGATCTGGCCGGACCAGGTGCGACGATTCGGATGGTCGTCCGCTGGGCGATCCCGTGTCTCTTGCTGATCACGCCGATGTTGTTCGTACCGGCGGATCTGGTGGTGCGGCTCAACATGACGATCCCGATCATCATCCCGTACATCTTCTTCTCGATCGCGCTCAACCGGGTGTACCGCCGTCACCGATTGAGTCAGCACGGACTCGATCCCGACCTGGTCAACAAACTCGAGCGGGACCGCAACGCCGACCTCTACGACGAGTACCGGAGGAAGTATCGCGGGCGGTGA
- a CDS encoding TetR/AcrR family transcriptional regulator, which yields MSDTRATADWLAPERAELAAQRILDIAEQMFIEKGVSMVTMRDIASAAGCSRATLYRYYPGKSEVLAAYVDRAATELGAAIAAAVRHEPDAGARLVAAVTTAVDGVRSNPALSAWFVSDAAARSANLALLSPAIEEIAVEFLGDIAPDVDPTQRRDRARWVVRVILSLLTSPGETAADERVMLERFVVPVVTTAGARVPRG from the coding sequence ATGTCTGATACCCGGGCCACGGCCGACTGGCTGGCACCCGAACGCGCCGAGCTCGCCGCACAACGCATCCTCGACATCGCCGAGCAGATGTTCATCGAGAAAGGTGTGTCCATGGTGACCATGCGTGACATCGCCTCCGCCGCGGGATGCTCACGCGCCACGCTCTATCGATACTATCCGGGAAAGTCGGAAGTGCTTGCCGCGTATGTCGATCGCGCCGCGACCGAGCTGGGCGCAGCGATCGCCGCAGCAGTGCGGCACGAACCCGATGCGGGCGCCCGGCTGGTTGCCGCGGTGACCACGGCCGTCGACGGTGTGCGATCGAATCCAGCCCTATCCGCCTGGTTTGTCTCCGACGCTGCGGCACGGTCGGCGAATCTGGCATTGCTCTCACCCGCCATCGAGGAGATCGCGGTGGAGTTCCTGGGCGACATCGCCCCGGATGTCGACCCCACGCAACGACGTGACCGCGCGCGGTGGGTGGTGCGTGTCATCCTCTCGCTGCTGACGAGTCCGGGCGAGACCGCGGCAGACGAGCGAGTCATGCTGGAGCGCTTCGTCGTCCCGGTGGTGACGACCGCCGGGGCACGCGTACCACGCGGCTGA